CATGCCTAGTTTCAACGGACTGTCAATGTTTGTCCTTCCACGAAAACGCGGAAGTTTTTTCGTACAGCCAGTAATAGTTGTTGACCATCTGATTGGTACGGCGAAAGCGGAAGCCGGCCGTCGAGAAGACCAGCAAGGTCACGAAGTCGATGCCATAATAGAACGCGCTGAGCATCGGCCCATTGAACAGGGCGTGGTGTAGAAACTGCATCGCCCAGGCAAGGAGGAAGGTATAGACCACGGCGAGCGGATAATTGTTCCAGCCGTCCGCAACCGCCTTGCCGGCTCGCCAAGCCGTCCAGAAGCCAATCAGTACGACGAGGGCGCGAATGACAACTCGGACGCCGTCATCGCTTTCGAAGAAAAGTCCCTGCATATCAAACTCCTCCTTCGACCTAATGTCTTCCGCCTTCGAGATAGGCGGCGCGGACTTCCGGATTGGCGAGCAGTTCCTTGCCGGAGCCACTCATCGTCACCTTGCCGTTCACCATTACGTAAGCGCGGTGCGAGAGTCTCAGGGCCGCGAATGCGTTCTGCTCGACGAGGAACACCGTGAGGCCTTCCTGCTCATTGAGCTTTCGGATTGCTTCGAAAATCCCCTTAACGATCAGCGGGGCAAGGCCGAGCGAAGGTTCGTCGAGCAGCAGCAGCTTCGGGCGCGCCATCAGCGCGCGACCGATCGACAGCATCTGTTGCTCGCCGCCCGAAAGCGTGCCGCCGCGCTGGGCGTGACGTTCCTTGAGACGCGGGAAGAGCGTGAAGATCTTCTCGACGTCCTCGGCGAAATATTTGAGATTGTCGAGACCTGCGCCCATCTGGAGGTTTTCCATGACCGTCATGCGCGGGAAGATGCGACGCCCTTCCGGCGACTGCGCGATGCGCAGGCGCGCGATTTCATGGGTCGGCATACGGGTGATCTCGCGACCCTCGAAGACGATCGAGCCCTTACGGGGCTGGGGGCTGCCGCAGATCGTCATCATCAGCGTCGACTTGCCGGCGCCATTGGCGCCGATCAGACTGACGATCTCGCCCTTGTTGACCTCGACATCGATGCCGGCCAGCGCGCGGATATTGCCGTAGTAGGTTTCGACGCCGTTCACCTGAAGGAGCGGTTGACCCATTATGACTGCATCGCCCATCAGTTTGCGCCTCCTTCGAGCTGCTCGACGGTTGCGATCACCTCTTCCACTTCTTCATCCTCGACGCCGAGATAGGCCGCAATGACCTTCGGATCGTGCTTCACGTGATCCGGCGTGCCATCGGAAATCTTCTGGCCATATTCGAGGACGACGACGTGATCGGAGATTTCCATAACCACAGACATGTCATGCTCGATGAGGAGAATGGAGGTTCCGGTATCGGCGCGAATGCCCTGCAAAAGCTCGTTCAGTTTAGCAGATTCGCGCGGGTTGAGGCCTGCGGCCGGTTCGTCCAGGCAAAGCAATTCCGGGCCTGTGCACATTGCACGCGCGATCTCGAGACGGCGCTGGGCGCCATAAGGCAGATCGCCTGCCGGATCGTCGGCACGCTCGATCAGATCGGCCTTTTCAAGCCAATGACGCGCCAACTCGACGGCTGCTGCGGCTTCTCGCCGATAAGGGCCGATGCCGATGAGACCGAGAATGGTATAACCCGACGCCTGCATCAGCTTGTTGTGCTGGGCAACGAGCAGATTTTCAAGAACGGTCAGGCCGGAAAACAGCCGGATGTTCTGGAAGGTGCGCGCCACCTTGGCTTCCTTGGTGATGCGAAAGTCCGGCAGACGCTCCAGCAGGTACTGCTTGCCGCTTCTCTGATTAAGCGTGATCATCCCCATCGTCGGCTTATAGAAGCCGGTGATGCAGTTGAAGACTGTGGTCTTGCCGGCGCCGTTCGGACCGATCAACGCGGTGATGTCGCCGCGCTTGGCCTCGAAGGAGAAGTCGTTGATGGCCATCAGGCCGCCGAACTTCATTGACAGGTGCTCGACCCTGAGAAGCGTGTCGCTCGACATCGTATTGGTGACGGGGCTCATCAACCGTGGCCCTCCTTGGTGAAGCTTCCGGATACGGCCTTGCGTGTCTTGAGGAAGGCGGTTGGTTCACGCGATCCGACAAAACCGCGCGGTTTGAACAGCATGACGACCACCATTGCGAGACCGAAGAGCAGCATGCGGTAGAGTTCCGGCGTGAAGTCGGGCCCGAAGACTGCTTTCAGAAAATCCATTTCGCGCAACGCTTCGGTACCGCCCACCATGACGATCGCGGCGATCGCAATGCCGGTCAGTGAACCCATGCCGCCGAGAACGACGATGGCGAGAACGACGGCCGATTCCAGGAAGATGAAGGATTCGGGCGAGACGAAGCCCTGGCGAGCGGCGAAGAACGAGCCCGCGAAGCCACCGAACATGGCTCCCGTCGCGAACGCCGTCAGCTTGGTCGTCACCGTGTTGATGCCGAGCGAACGGCAAGCTATCTCGTCTTCACGCAGTGCTTCCCAGGCACGCCCGATCGGCATGCGCCGCAGGCGGATGGTGACGTAGGCCGTCAGCATGCACAGCGCCAGGATCAGGTAGAAGAGGAAAATCTTGTAGTAGGCGGAAGACATCGACAGGTGAAAGAGCTTGGCAAAGCCGCCGGCCGTCGCATCAAATGGAATGCCGAAGAGCGTCGCCTTCGGAATGCTTGAGATGCCGAAGGTTCCTCTGGTCACGTCGGTCCAGTTGATCAGGACGAGGCGGATGATCTCACCGAAGGCGAGCGTGACGATGGCGAGATAGTCGCCGCGCAGACGCAGCACCGGGAAGCCGAGAATGAGGCCCCAGAGCGCTGCGAGGATACCGGAAAGCGGCAGCAGCACCCAGAAGGACAGGCCGAAATAGCTGGACAGCAGGGCGTAGGAATAGGCGCCAACCGCATAGAAGGCGACATAGCCGAGATCAAGAAGGCCCGCGAGGCCGACGACAATGTTCAGCCCCCAAGCGAGCATCACGTAGATCAGGATCTGGATGCCGAAATTGTCGACCCATTTCAGGGAGCCCTGAGCGCCGACGAGCGCCACGATCACCATGGGATAAAGCAGCAACGCAATCAATGCGATCTTCAGGAAATGCCGATGGAAGAAGCTCTTTTCAGTCGAGATGTCGAGATCGCCTTCCCGCGCCTTGCGGAGTTTTCGGCGGTCGATATTCGGCTTGATGAAAACGACCATCGCGAAACGACCGATCGCGGCAATAGCGACAAAGATCGCCAGCAGTCCCCACCGCTGGACGATGATCAGCTCGTTGTTGATGTTCTGATCGGTTTTCAGGCCGACATAGAGAACGAACATGCCGAGGGAGAGAACGGCGGCGAAAAGGGCTTCGATAAGACCTTTGCGGACAAGTCCGGCATCGGGCTTGCCTGCAGAATTCTCGATGTTTGCCATGACGTTATACCTTCTCGACTTCCGGCCGTCCGAGGATGCCCGTCGGCTTGAAGATCAGCACGAAAGCGAGGATGGCGAAGGTCGCCACATCCTTATACGCGATGGTGAAATAGGCTGACCACAGCGACTCGATCAGGCCGATCATCAGCCCGCCGAGAACGGCGCCCGGCAACGAGCCGATGCCGCCGAGAACGGCTGCGGTAAATGCCTTCACACCCGGCGTGAAACCATCGGCGAACGAAGCGACGCCATAATACATCAGATACATCGTCCCGGCGACGGCGGCCAGCGCCGCCCCCATGACGAAAGTGATCGAGATCGTCTGGTCGACATTGACCCCGAGCAGCGCCGCCATCTTGCGATCCTGCTCCGTGGCGCGCTGCGCGCGGCCAAGCGCGGTATGATTGACGATATACCAGAAGACCGTCAGCAGCACCACCGTGATCAGGATGATGATGATCTGCTTCAGCGACACCGAGATGTTGCCGAACTGGTAAACCGAGCTCACCATCGGCGGGATCGGCTTGTTGCGCGGCCCCTGCGTCACCTGAATGAAGTTGGACAGCACGATCGACATGCCAATCGCGGTGATCAACGGCGCCAGGCGGAATGAACCGCGCAAAGGACGGTATGCGACACGCTCGATCGTCCAATTCCACAAACTCGTCATCAACATCGCGACGACAAGCATCGCCAGCAGCAAAATTGCCACGGGGAGACCTGCGAAGATGGATGTGAGGACGAGGAAGACGATAAGAGCGGCGAAACCACCGAGCATGAAAATGTCGCCATGGGCGAAGTTGATCATGCCGATAATACCATAAACCATCGTATAGCCGATAGCCACGAGGCCATAGATGGATCCGAGCGTCAGCCCATTGAAGAGCTGCTGGACGAAATACTCCATATGTCGTTTTCCCCTGGATGCGAGCCGAAGATGCTGCATCTCTTTTTGGTTATTCGGTTCCCCGTTTAAGGAACCTCATAGGCCGCATGCATAGCGGTTTCGTTGAAAATGTGAAGACAAAAAGGGTTTACTCCAGCAGAATCTTGTTCGAACAGGCCTAAATGGCGCATTTTGAACCAAAATCCACAGAAAATGGGCAAAGACAGAGCCATTTTTAGCCAAAACCTGCTGCCGTCTTAACCATCCGGCAAGAGCGCCTTCGATTTGCTGCGTCGCTTCCCGCGTAAGCTATTCCACAAGGCTGGAAGAAAGCGCAATTTCAACCCTTGAGCCCGTAGTTTTTGCGAATGGTATTTCACAGGTAAATGCCGCCATCCTCGCCTGACAGCTGCGGAAACTCATGGTAGTATCTTCAATCTGCGTTATCGGGGGTGCGGGGCGCGCCGAGAACCACCATATCGATATCTGGTGCGACAGGGATGGTTGACGACGGGCGACAGCGAGCGCTCGTCACGCGGCGAACGGCAAAAGGACAATGCTGACGACATTTGAAAAGGCAGCGCTCGAAGCCGGTAAGGCCATCATCGCGGTTTTGCGCGAAGGCTTTCCCATTGCCATGAAGGCGGACGCAAGCCCGGTTACGGTTGCCGACGAGGAGGCCGAACGCATCATCCTCGCCCATCTCTCCAGGGATTATCCCGATATACCCATCGTGGCAGAAGAGTCGGTTGCCGCCGGAAACGTGCCCGACATCAGCGGCCGAAGCTTCTTCCTGGTCGACCCTCTCGACGGCACCCGTGAATTCGTCGACGGACGGCAGGAATTCACCGTCAACATCGCCTATATCGAGAACGGCGCCCCAGTCGCCGGCATCGTCTACGCGCCGGCCCTCGGGCTCGCCTTCTCGGGGGAGCGCAGCCGTGCCGAAAGGCTTGAGGTCACCGAGAACTTCACCATCGGGGCACGCACAGCAATTGCCGTGCGCGAGCAGTTGGACGATCGGCTTGCACTTGCAAGCCTTCGTCACAACAGCCCGGAGACGGGAACCTTCCTCGCCGATCACGCGATCTCCAGATGCACCAATATCGGCTCCTCGCTGAAGTTCTGCCTGCTGGCCGAAGGCAAGGCCGACGTCTATCCACGCTTCACCCGCACGATGGAATGGGACACCGCGGCCGGCGACGCAGTGCTGCGCGCTGCCGGGGGATCGACGGTGACGCTCGACGGGGCGCTGCTGACCTATGGCAAGACGGGGACGGCGGCCGATTTCGACTTTGCCAATCCGAACTTCATCTCCTGGGGCGGCAGGAAACGCGTCCTCGAACCGGCGTGACCATCCGCGGGCATTCGCAAATGCCGTGACGGCGCGACCCGCTCATTATGATGTTCTGCGCCTGCCGCGCCTGAGGCGCACAAGACCCTGACAGAAACCGGAAGGGGTCGCGTGATTCCGGGCTGGGCACACCCCTCCATCCCTCACAGTTATGAACGCTGTCGATTCGGCCTTGATTTTGTCATATTCTGACACAGTTTGAGGACGGCCGAACATATCCGGCAAAAAAGTTCACGTTGGAATTCGTTAAAAATGCCGGCTGCCAAACCGCGGTCGCGTGTCGAAACAACACGAGGATAGCTCCATGGAAGCCCTCGCCAAAGGCCTAGAAACCTTGACGAAATTGCAATTATTAACGAAATATCATGAGCTTGCCTCAACTTAACGCAAGTGCGAAAGATTTATTGCGATGCGATATTTCTCTGGACACCATTACACAATTGTCGCATTTTTCCGTTTTAGTAGGGTTACCAACACCTGAGTGCAGCCCTGGTCACAGGGCAAACCATTGATCGCCTATTGCCGCCGCGCCCCTCGAAGACAACAGAGTACGATCGTTGAGCATCACGGAATTAAACAACACCATTTCGACTGATTCCTTCCGCCCGAGCCGCCAGCAGCCGAGCCTGAAGATTCAGACCCCCGTCATCCATAGCGATGCCTCCCAGGCGCCGTGGGTGGATCTCGCCCTGAAGCGGGCGTTCGACATAGTTTCATCGTTGAGCGCCCTCCTCGTCCTCGCCCCTTTCCTTCTCCTCGTCGCCCTGCTGATCAAGCTCGACAGCCCAGGACCGGTGCTGTTCAAGCAGACCCGTTGGGGTAAGAACTGCAAGGCCATCAAGGTCTACAAGTTCCGTTCCATGCGCACCGATCTCTGCGATGTCTCGGGCGTTGCCCAGACGGTGAAGAACGACCCGCGCATCACCCGCATCGGCGCTATTCTGCGCCGCACTAACATCGACGAACTGCCACAGCTGTTGAACGTGCTGTTGGGCGACATGTCGGTCGTCGGTCCCCGCTGCCATGCAATCGGCATGCGCGCCGGCGGCGTTCTCTATGAAGAGCTCGTGCCGGAATATCACCAGCGCCACGCGATGCGTCCCGGCATGACCGGTCTCGCCCAGATGCGTGGCCTGCGCGGTCCGACCGATCGTCCCGCCAAGGCGCGCGCCCGTATCGCCTGCGATCTTTATTATGTCGGGAATTTCTCGATTTGGATGGATATGCGCATCATCGCCGGAACCGTCGTATCCGAATTGACCGGCGGAAAAGGCTTCTAAGCTTTCTGTGAGAAAGGCCCGGCTGCCTCAGGGCGGCCGGTGCGGTTCTGGCGACCGCCTGCGTGCGGTTGACCATATATGGCGCATACATCGCGCTCTTTAACGACGAGAGATCGAGAATGATCGCAATCTCATCGCTGCTCCTGCGTTTCGCCGACAGCGCAGCTCTTCGATCTGGCGCCGGGTAGACGTTTCCGGCGAGCCATTTTCGATTGCTGTTGCGTGAGAGCTGATCCAGAAGCTCACGCAGCCATAGCGCATTGCCACAGAAT
This DNA window, taken from Rhizobium etli CFN 42, encodes the following:
- a CDS encoding DUF6867 family protein, with amino-acid sequence MQGLFFESDDGVRVVIRALVVLIGFWTAWRAGKAVADGWNNYPLAVVYTFLLAWAMQFLHHALFNGPMLSAFYYGIDFVTLLVFSTAGFRFRRTNQMVNNYYWLYEKTSAFSWKDKH
- a CDS encoding ABC transporter ATP-binding protein — translated: MGDAVIMGQPLLQVNGVETYYGNIRALAGIDVEVNKGEIVSLIGANGAGKSTLMMTICGSPQPRKGSIVFEGREITRMPTHEIARLRIAQSPEGRRIFPRMTVMENLQMGAGLDNLKYFAEDVEKIFTLFPRLKERHAQRGGTLSGGEQQMLSIGRALMARPKLLLLDEPSLGLAPLIVKGIFEAIRKLNEQEGLTVFLVEQNAFAALRLSHRAYVMVNGKVTMSGSGKELLANPEVRAAYLEGGRH
- a CDS encoding ABC transporter ATP-binding protein, translated to MSPVTNTMSSDTLLRVEHLSMKFGGLMAINDFSFEAKRGDITALIGPNGAGKTTVFNCITGFYKPTMGMITLNQRSGKQYLLERLPDFRITKEAKVARTFQNIRLFSGLTVLENLLVAQHNKLMQASGYTILGLIGIGPYRREAAAAVELARHWLEKADLIERADDPAGDLPYGAQRRLEIARAMCTGPELLCLDEPAAGLNPRESAKLNELLQGIRADTGTSILLIEHDMSVVMEISDHVVVLEYGQKISDGTPDHVKHDPKVIAAYLGVEDEEVEEVIATVEQLEGGAN
- the livM gene encoding high-affinity branched-chain amino acid ABC transporter permease LivM; the encoded protein is MANIENSAGKPDAGLVRKGLIEALFAAVLSLGMFVLYVGLKTDQNINNELIIVQRWGLLAIFVAIAAIGRFAMVVFIKPNIDRRKLRKAREGDLDISTEKSFFHRHFLKIALIALLLYPMVIVALVGAQGSLKWVDNFGIQILIYVMLAWGLNIVVGLAGLLDLGYVAFYAVGAYSYALLSSYFGLSFWVLLPLSGILAALWGLILGFPVLRLRGDYLAIVTLAFGEIIRLVLINWTDVTRGTFGISSIPKATLFGIPFDATAGGFAKLFHLSMSSAYYKIFLFYLILALCMLTAYVTIRLRRMPIGRAWEALREDEIACRSLGINTVTTKLTAFATGAMFGGFAGSFFAARQGFVSPESFIFLESAVVLAIVVLGGMGSLTGIAIAAIVMVGGTEALREMDFLKAVFGPDFTPELYRMLLFGLAMVVVMLFKPRGFVGSREPTAFLKTRKAVSGSFTKEGHG
- a CDS encoding branched-chain amino acid ABC transporter permease encodes the protein MEYFVQQLFNGLTLGSIYGLVAIGYTMVYGIIGMINFAHGDIFMLGGFAALIVFLVLTSIFAGLPVAILLLAMLVVAMLMTSLWNWTIERVAYRPLRGSFRLAPLITAIGMSIVLSNFIQVTQGPRNKPIPPMVSSVYQFGNISVSLKQIIIILITVVLLTVFWYIVNHTALGRAQRATEQDRKMAALLGVNVDQTISITFVMGAALAAVAGTMYLMYYGVASFADGFTPGVKAFTAAVLGGIGSLPGAVLGGLMIGLIESLWSAYFTIAYKDVATFAILAFVLIFKPTGILGRPEVEKV
- the cysQ gene encoding 3'(2'),5'-bisphosphate nucleotidase CysQ, whose translation is MLTTFEKAALEAGKAIIAVLREGFPIAMKADASPVTVADEEAERIILAHLSRDYPDIPIVAEESVAAGNVPDISGRSFFLVDPLDGTREFVDGRQEFTVNIAYIENGAPVAGIVYAPALGLAFSGERSRAERLEVTENFTIGARTAIAVREQLDDRLALASLRHNSPETGTFLADHAISRCTNIGSSLKFCLLAEGKADVYPRFTRTMEWDTAAGDAVLRAAGGSTVTLDGALLTYGKTGTAADFDFANPNFISWGGRKRVLEPA
- a CDS encoding sugar transferase, whose product is MSITELNNTISTDSFRPSRQQPSLKIQTPVIHSDASQAPWVDLALKRAFDIVSSLSALLVLAPFLLLVALLIKLDSPGPVLFKQTRWGKNCKAIKVYKFRSMRTDLCDVSGVAQTVKNDPRITRIGAILRRTNIDELPQLLNVLLGDMSVVGPRCHAIGMRAGGVLYEELVPEYHQRHAMRPGMTGLAQMRGLRGPTDRPAKARARIACDLYYVGNFSIWMDMRIIAGTVVSELTGGKGF